CCATGTTTTCTTTAAAGAGTCTTCGTCTTTCGTTTGTTGCGGTGAAGCGGTCGCATTGCCCCAGGGTAGGAATAATCTTCTCCCCATCCAATCCCTGTCTCGTTGTTTTTTTTTATGGCGGAGGGCATGTGGAGCTGTGTCTTCAGCAGGTCTTCTGGGATCCTTCTGGAGTCAACCGGCTTTCGTGATCTGTGTGGCCTTGGGAGTTTCTACAAGCCCCTATCGATGTTTCTCCTATGAGGCGGTGATTTGCTTCACACATCACAGCTGCAGGCGTCTCCTGATCTGCAGCAATGACTTCCTGGCCACTGCTTTTACAAGCTCCTCGATTTTAAAAAGTTTTCTCTGTGAACAAAGGCCCAGAGGCGGCATCGAGCTATGCTCATAGCTCACCATCAGTGGATGCAGGAGCTAGAAGACTTCAAGACCCCAAAGATTTTGAatgtttttctatttttgttttGTAATGGTGTGTTCGTAAGGTCCTGTGACACTTAATGTATGGCCTTAGGcctttttgaagaaaaaaaacttcTTGGTCGCATATAGTACTAGTGCACTATAAATGTTATATAGCGTTGTTATGCAACACTTGTGTACATAATGAGAGTGCTCATATATTGTACGTGGATGTTGTTATGATAAATGAAGTAATTGCATGTTTCTCAATTGTGGAGTATGGCCGGCAAGCCCGAAAAAACACTTTGGGATGATGCATGTATGAAGAAATTAAATTTATAAAAAAATTGCTTGATTGTGCAATATTGCTGACAAGGCCGACAAGGCGTTTTTGAACTATGCACAAGATGAGTATCTACTTTCATGTGCAGCGAAAGGCGTCAGCATCAACACAAGCAGATCCCATTCAAAGAGGGGGGAATGAAGGTACCATGAACAGGAAGAATATCATGTGAACCATATGTATGTGTCCATGTATATTTTCTAATAACGTTATGGCTTCACTCTATCTATATTATGTATACACATGCAACATTAAAATATACAGTAGCTATTCAAATAAACTGTGTGTATTGTCATTGTTTTTCCTTCACAGCAAATAATTCATGCATCTTTTATTGCAACACTTGAACCAAACCACATTCGTGACCAAGCCGTGCCATGAGTAATTCCACATGGCTCGTGGCACGATCAGAGACGGAACAACGCCGAGATCCAATCTTCACCAGCTCCGGCATCCACATCATGCTCCTCCGCAGCGCCGCAGGTGGCGGCGTCCGCATCAGCCTCATCTCCGGCGTCCGCATCATCCTGTcactcttcttcctcttcctcctccgctgaGAGCGCAACGGGCACCCTGACATCTCTGTAGCTGCAGACGTAGGGCGCGTCACGGCCGTGGTACGTGCCGGTCCACCGCCCCTCGTCGACGCCGCTCGCGTCCCAGAAGGATGCGTACAGGAACATGGGCTTCTCCGGCCAGGGCTCCCCGTCGCGCCGCTCCTCCCTCCGGAGCACCTCCCCGTCGACGCGCCACTCGATGGCCTCGGCGCCCCAGGCGACGGCGTAGTGGTGGAAGCCATCGGAGGAGTCGAAGGGGAGGTCGTGGATCGCCTCCCTGCCGCCGCAGCCCGCGACGAAGAAGTTGGTCTGCACGGCGCGCTTGTCGTTGCCGAGGAACTCGAAGTCGATCTCGTCCATGTCGCCGGAGCCCTCTAGGGAGGAGAGGTAGAGGTTGTAGTTGAGCCCCGCAGTGTCCCCGGCCGGGGCGCGGACCGCGGCTGCCACGGCGCCGCCCGGGAGGAAGCGGCTGCGGGACCGCCAGCGCGCCCCGCCGCGTTCGTCGTACGTGACGTGGATCTCGCCCGACGCCGGCGCGTGGCGGCAGGCGTCCGGGGTGTAGTCCACCGCGATGCTCGCCAGCGGCTCCGTGCCCTCGGGGCGCAGGTGCTCGTGCTGGTCGTCCGGCGCGACGTCGCTGGACTCGGAGTCGGACGCCATGGTGGTGGATAGTAGAGCGCGGAGGAGTGGGAGCGAGGTGGTGCGGTTTTGATGTGCCGGACAGCGCCGCTCCGGCAACGTGCTCTCCAGCTCTGCAGCTGCAGGAGTATAACATGAAGAATCATGTATGTGCAATAATGAGCCAACTTGCTGAGTGAGAACAAACAACATGAGAACCATTTGCTGCAGGAGCAACATGAACACCATGTAAGAAATATTATCTTGATTACACATGACAACCAAGAAAGGCTGGATCACAATTTTGTCCATGAAAGAACATTTTAACATTTCTAGATCAGTTTGGTAAGTCccagtcgactgagacttcgtTATGTCTCAATCTCGATGCTATATTCTTTTAATCTTGCACGGAGATTCGTATATATTTTTTTCGGTTtttttttccatttttcttctcATATACTATTCACTTGAGACCTAATCACACCCTTTCCGGATGGATCATTGCAgatgaaaaaataaaaaacattTTATGTAAGGTGGAAAATAAATAAGAAAATTTTGATAAATAAAACTAGATGTGCCCaaagtattgcacatctaagtcctaTGCCATTGATATTATGCAAATATTCGTTTTGCTAaatcacatctagatgtgccctaaatattgcacatctaagtcctaTGTCATGGATTTTACGCGAAGATTCGGATGGGTgtatgtttttttcctttttatgttTGATTAAgtcacttagatgtgcaataactaGATCACATATAGATATACCCTAGATAGACCCTAGAGAAAAAAACTATTGAAGCCGTTGCCGCTGAAAGATCCACAGAACCAATGTGGAAGCTAGTAGCGATAAGCAAAGCgatcttccgagccgaagaggggttATTTTTCTATCCAAACCTTCAAATTCAAAGGCCTTACGTGGCACCAGAAACCGCAACAATGTGAGTATGTGACATAGAGGAGGGCAATGACCAAACTGCAAAGGAAAGGCATGGGCGCCACCACGAACGACAAACCTTAACCTCACCTACCAAATAGGCTGACATGAATCTACACCAACAAGCCATCGCCGCCACCACATCCAACACATGGGAGATAGGGAGGCTTACATAAACTTTAGTTGCTAGATCAGTGATGCCGCGTAACCCTACTAAAGATCAAAAACGAAAAAGAAAACCTAGAGCTCCATCCAGTATAGCGCGGCCTCCTCACCTTTCGGTGGAGGAGTAGGGGGACAATGAACTACCAGCGTACAGTGACGAAGACAAGCCTAGAGCAGTTAGGGTTATATCCCTAGGCCTAGTAACAACAACCCTTTCAATTCATTCTTATAAAGTATAGAAAATCATCATAGTGCATCACTGAAGCTAGCTTAGCCCTAGGTGTAACCAAGGTAGTTAGAATCCTGACTTGACTGCTAGAATCCTACGACTTCACGACCCTACGGAAGCATGTCGATCCAAATCCCACTATGAATCCGGACCAGGTAGAATCCATGtagacccagatctagggtttcccccagaGCTCACACCGTCGCCGCTGCTGGAGCCACGTGGCGCCCACCACCCATAGCATCTCTCGCCCGACCATCTCAGCCTCCCAAGACGGCGCCTCCATGGAGGTTACGACACGCAGGGCGCCCCCGCCGCCCAATCCAGACTGAATTTTGGACTTTCGTTCGGGAGGGATTCGGATGTGGATAGGAGGGACCTCGGCTGCGCCTCCAGGGAGGGTAACGGCGTCCAGGGACGCCGCCGATGCACGGCCAGACCAGCCGGCCAAAGTTTCCTCCGGTCCCCAACCTATACCACCAAACCTCCGACTGTTCCGGATCCGACAGCGAGACGAACCGAGACCAGCAGAGATGCAAGTGCCATGGGGCTCAAACCACCAGGAAGGAGGATCAAGAAGGACAGCCGCCGTAGATCTCCAAGCGCCGAATCCAACGATCCGACGAGGCCACCGGCGTAGACCACCACCCTGCGCCGGCTGATAACATCCAAGCACAAGATCCAGATGGATCCGGCCTGAACATGGCGGCGCCCGTGACCATCCGATCTGAAGACCACGCAGCCACCACCTCGCCATGGAGTCGCACCCAAGCCGCAGCTGCCGCCCGCGTCGCCGGCGCCGCAACACGCCGCCGCCAAGATGCTCGCCCGCCGTGCTGTCAGACCCCGCGTTAGCCCGATGCCTCTTtgcgatctggtcgtcccgcgccgccccaGACGCTCCATGTTAGACTGTATATACGTAGCCTCTGTATATTGTATTGTACCCCTTGGGTACCTCTATATAATGAGATAGCCACACCCCGGGTTAGGGGTGTCGAGCAGTTCCCAAATCATATGTCTTACATGGTATCAGATTAGGTTACGATGTCttccgctgccgccgccaccgccgccgtcgcgccaACCTCGATtcctcccgccgccgctgcggtGTCGGCCCTCGCCACTGCCTCACCGTTCCTTGCCTCGCAACCTCTCGCGATGGCCTATGGTGCCTCGTCGTCGCCTCGCTCCCCGATCGGATCGGGAGACTGCGGCGCCACTCCGATCGGTGCTCCCTCTGGCGCTGCTCCTCCTGCGGGCGGCGTTCCTGCGATCTATGgtgggccgccgccgccgtcgtcttgGCCGGCGCCGCCCCAACCTATGGAGCGCCGTCGCCGCCTCATCACTACTAcgacgctccgccgccgctgccctaCTCGGCGCCCGCGCCGCCTCAACCCTACCTAGCGTCCTCCCCGCACCCGCACGGAGCTGCCGCTGCCTCGCCGCACGTGGCTTCAGCTGCGGCAAACTACGGTGTCCCCGCAGCACCCTACTACGGCACCCCCGCGACACACTACGGCGCTCCCGGGGCGGTTTCCTCCGGATCCTACCCACCCTACTCGGCGTATCCAGTACATCCTGGGGCGGCCTCGTCGATGGGCCTGTATGCATCGCCGCACGCCCATGCTGATTCGGCCACGGTGCCTGCGCCGTTCTACTTCTCGCATCTGCTGCCGGTGAAGCTCGCGCCGGACAACTACCtgtcctggcgtgcccaggtgctCCCTCTTCTGCGGAGTCGCTATCTGGAGGGCTACATTGACGGATCCATCCCGTGTCCGCCCCCTCACCACCCGGCGTACCACACCTGGGTGGCTCAGGATCAGGCCATCCTCTCCGCCATCCAGTCCTCGCTCACCTCGAGCGTCTCGTCGCTGGTCATCTTCGCCGCTATGTCCCGGGAGGCGTGGGCGGCGCTTCACACCAGTTTTGCCTCTCAGTCTCAGGCGCGTGCTCACTCTATACGCACTGAGCTGGGTGAGATGAAGCTTGGTGACCTCAGCATCACCGACTACTTCAACAAGATGCGGGGTCTCGCCGACACGTTGGCCTCAGTTGGTCAGTCGCTGCAGGATgaggagttcaccaccttcgtgcTTAATGGGCTTGATGATGATTATGACAATCTCATTGAGAATGTTCATGGCCGCGACGACACGCTTCCACCTCGTGAGCTCTATGCACGTCTGCTTGGCCGTGAGCAGCGCATTAAGGCGCGCCGGGCCTCCCCCAGTTTCGCCTCCGCCAATGCAGCAACTCGTGGCAAGCCCCAGCGGTCATCATCTTCAGGAGGCAGACCGGCGCCGCCTTCACAACCAGCCTCGCGGGGCAGTGCTCCAACCATCACGGGTGGTAACCGGCCGGTGGCGTGTTGCTCTTCTTGTGGTGCCCAACAGGCCTGCCAGTTGTGTGGCCTTGAGCGCCACATTGCCTCTCGCTGCCATCGTCGCTATAAGCAAGATTTTCTGGGCCTCGGTAACAATGGCAAAGGGAACGACAagcaggccgccgccgccgtgacGAGTCATGATCATGGCCGTACTCCGTCTTACTCAGTTGATCCTGCATGGTACATGGACACTGGAGCTACCAACCACCTCACCGGTGAGATGGGTAAGCTCTCTACTCAGGAGCCATATCGTGGTCATGATCAGGTGCACACCGCCAGTGGAGCAGGTATGCGCATCTCCCATGTTGGTCAGGCCTCTCTCCTTGCACACAATTTTCGCACATTGCATCTATCTAATGTCCTTCGTGTTCCTTCTGCTACGCGTAGTTTGTTGTCCATTCCTCAACTTACTCGTGATAATAATGTCCTTGCTGAGTTTCACCCTTTTCGTTTCTTTATCAAGGATCGGGACACGAGGGCCGTTCTACTTAGCGGTCGTCTTCGCCATGGCCTGTATGCACTTGATGCGCCGCGCCCACCTTCCATGCCGTCCTCTCCTCAGGTGTTCAGTGGTGTTCGTGTGTCGCCTACACACTGGCATGCGCGCCTTGGTCACCCGACGGCTCCCATAGTTCGACATGTTTTGCATCGTCATGATCTACCAGTAGTGTCCAATAAAACTGCTGAAATAATTTGTGATGCCTGTCAGCAGGGCAAGAGTCATCAGCTTGCTTTTTCAGAGTCTAGTCGTGTTGTGAAACATCCTCTTGAGCTTGTGTTTTCTGATGTATGGGGTCATGCCCAGACATCTGTTAGCGGTCACAATTATTATGTCAGTTTCACTGATGCTTACAGCCGTTTTACTTGGTTATATCTTATTAAACGTAAGTCTGATGTGTTCGATGTCTTCATTCAGTTTCAAGCACACGTTGAGCGTCTTCTTAAGCAGAAAATCATCCATGTCCAATCCGACTAGGGGGGTGAATACCACAACCTCAACTCGTTTTTTAACAAACTTGTGATTTCGCACCGCGTGTCATGTCCTCATACACATCAGCAGAATGGTACTGCCGAGCGTAAGCATCGTCACCTTGTTGAAACTGGCCTAACCTTACTAGCTCATGCATCCGTCCCGTTTCGGTTCTGGAGTGATGCTTTCTCCACAGCTTGTTTTCTCATAAACAGGCTTCCCTCGAGACTTCTGAAAATGCAAACCCCTCTTGAGCGTCTGCTTAATGAGATTCCAGACTACACATTCTTCAAAGTGTTCGGGTGTGCATGTTGGCCTCACTTACGTCCATACAACAAGCGCAAGCTAGAGTTTCGGTCTAAGAAGTGTGTTTTTCTCGGGTATAGTTCTCTTCACAAAGGGTACAAGTGCTTGCATGTTCCTACCAACCGCGTCTACATCTCTCGTGACGTTGTGTTTGATGAAAATGTTTTCCCTTTTCGTGCACTTCCGACTAACTTTACCACTTCTACACCACCGGTGCCCGTGTCCACACCTACGCCTGATCAATTTGTGGATGTTGCATATGCCCCTGCGTTGCTTCCTAATCATGCTGCAGGTATTGGACGCGGTGCCCGGCTCGAGCTACTTGATGAACAGGTCACCGATGAGCTTCCTGATCGGGACGTGCATGCGCCATGCATGACGGGCGGCACCCGCCAACCTGTCCCCGTCTCGCCTGTGGAGGCTCCCCCGCCTGCCTCACGGGCGCTGGGCTCGCCAGCGCCAGCCTCGCCTGGCTCACTGGCCTCGTCAGCACCAGCGGCCTCGCCAGCGCCAACTTTGCCCGGCTCGCAGGCCTCCCCAGCGCCAGCCTCGCGTGGTTCGCCCGGGCCACTGGCGGGCCTCTCGCCCGGGCCGGCTACTGCTGCCACTGGTCCGGAGGTCCAGTCACCTGCTCCTGCCAGGTCTGCTCTGGCGCCCGGGTCGCCGACCAGCCCTGTTTCGGTCACCAGTGAGCCCGGCTCGCCCGACTCGGCGCCGGCCGTCCATATCCTCTGCTGCACCGACTGTGCCAGCAGAACCTGCTGTCACGCTTCGTCCTCGCACACGGAGCCAGTCCGGTGTCTTTTGTCCGAAGGAGCGCACGGATGGGACGGTTGCGTGGCTTGCTGCGTGTATGGCTCACACTGCTGCCGATCCCACTGCAGAGCCTCGTCACTTTCAGGCTGCACTGAGTATTCCTCATTGGCGTGATGCAATGGAACAAGAGTTTCAGGCCCTCCAAAAGAATGATATTTGGCGTCTTGTTCCTCCAGTGTCTGGTGTCAATGTCATTGATTCCAAGTGGGTTTTCAAAGTCAAGCGACATGCTGATGGCTCCATTGAACGCTACAAGGCACGGTTAGTTGCCAAGGGCTTCAAACAGAGGTATGGTCTTGATTATGAAGACACTTTCAGTCCAGTCATCAAGCCTACTACCATTCGATTACTACTGTCTCTTGCGGTTACTCGTGGATGGTTCCTTCGTCAGCTTGATGTGCAGAACGCTTTCCTACATGGCATTCTGGAGGAGGAGGTTTATATGCATCAGCCACCTGGTTTTGTTGATCCGACACGACCTCATCATCTCTGTCGTCTGGTTAAGGCACTGTATGGACTCAAACAGGCTCCTCGTGCATGGCATGCTCGTCTTGGGTCTGTTCTTCGGGCTCTTGGGTTTACTCCCTCCACTGCTGATACGTCACTGTTTCTCCTTCAGCGCCCTGAGGTTACGATGTATCTCTtggtttatgttgatgatatcatcctCATCAGTTCCTCTGCTGCTGCTGATCGCCTTGTGATTGCTCTCCGTGATGATTTTGCTGTCAAGGATTTAGGTCCTCTTCATTTTTTCCTTGGTCTTGAGGTTTCACGGTCCTCTGCTGGTTTGACTCTCACTCAAAAAAAGTACTCCTTGGACTTGTTGCGTCGTGCTGGAATGCTCAAATGCAAACATGTCAACACTCCGATGTCTGCCACTGATCGGTTGTCTGCTCTTGATGGTGACTCTCTCTCGTCTGATGATGCTACTGAGTATCGCAGTGTCGTTGGTGGTCTGCAATACCTTACTATTACCAGGCCTGATATCTCCTATGCAGTCAACCGTGTCTGCCAGTTTCTGCATGCACCCAGGACGTCTCATTGGTCGGCTGTGAAGCGTATTTTGCGCTATGTCAGTCTTACTGCCTCCTATGGTTTGCTTCTTCAGTCTGCACCGTCGTATGAGCTCTCGGCTTTCTCTGATGCAGATTGGGCTGGTAGTCTAGATGACAGGCGATCCACGGGGGGTTATGCGGTATTTCTGGGTCCTAACTTGATCGCCTGGAATGCTCGCAAGCAAGCAACAGTGTCTCGCAGTAGTACTGAGGCTGAGTACAAAGCTGTTGCTGATGCGACTGCTGAGATCATATGGGTACAGTCTCTGTTGAGAGAGCTGCGTGTTCCTCAAGCCCGTCCTCCGGTCCTGTGGTGTGACAACATTGGTGCTACATATCTTTCTTCGAACCCGGTGTTTCATGCTAGGACAAAACACATTGAGGTGGATTATCGCTTTGTTCGGGAACGTGTTGCACAGAAGCTACTTTGTATCAAGTTCATCTCGTCAAAGGATCAACTTGCTGACATCTTCACGAAGCCTCTTCCACAACCACAGTTTGTAGGCTGTAGGCGCAATCTTAACTTGCTTTGTACTTCAGGACATAGTTAAGATTGAGGGAGGGCGTTAGACTGTATATACGTAGGCTCTGTATATTGTATTGTACCCCTTGGGTACCTCTATATAATGAGATAGCCACACCCCGGGTTAGGGGTGTCGAGCAGTTCCCAAATCATATGTCTTACACTCCAAGGGGGAGATAGTGTAGTGATGTTTTCATACGGCTGCATATCATGTTTGTTGGCTCTTTTTGTTTGAATACAATGTGCGATGCTGCTGCTGATGTTTTATCTGTTACACTAAACTCAGAAGTACAATCTCGATGAACGGAAATGTCATAAATCAAATTGGGACCAGAGCTGATCAACCAGGAGGATACTACTCACAGTTAGCGAAAGAATACGACAGAGTTATAATTTCAAGCGACATGGCCAAGGCGACCACCTTACCAATATCACGACAGCCTGGGGCAAAGCAGCCTCTTCACATCATCATAGTGCAGGGAGAAGGTTCCAAATTACACATCCCATTTCTCGACGAAGAGTCTGCATCTAACGCCATAGTTCTGGCCGATAGTCCCATCGCCGTGGAGCCAGCGGGAGTCGGCGTCTCGGTCCTCGACCAGATGAACCTAGAGTCCATCCTCCGACTTCTCGCGGATCGAGGGCTGTGCAGTGTGCTGGTGGATTTCCGAGATGCCGGAGGCGTCCTGGCGCCGCTGCTGAAGAATTTTCAGGAGGACAAGCTGGTGCAGAAGGTTGTTGTGGAGCTCTCTCCTTCCTGGATGGTGAGCTCAGGGCTAAGCGACCTGGCGTTTGGTGGCAGCCAGTCGTTTGCACTCAAGAATGTGGAGCACAAGGAGGTGAATGGAACTTTGCTGCTTGAGGGATATTTGTAGCTTCTTATCTTTTCTGTCTGATGAGAATTTGTTGCCTCCTGTTGTAAACACCCAGCCATGTGAACTTGAGCATCAAGGTGCATCCATGCAGAGTtgaatttattttcttttgttcaTTCGTGGACAAATAGCTTTGTTTTGTTCTCGGGCCTGCTTGCGGAAATTATTGTGAGTAACAATTGTTAGAATAAATCCAAGGCCACCGTCGATCTACCGAGGATCCAAGCAATCACACAAGCACGACATcaagatttgttaacgaggttcaccgatatagctacatccccggggcatgactacgggcgctcctccccatgacaccaTCACAATACCGCACCCCGGCCGCCCGGACGCACACGCCGCCGGCTCCCCCGCGTGCccgtgctattatgttggcatagattacatcgtgtgtctacccccgatatatatgagaggcctaggatacaagtgtcctacttggACACGACTCAATATCCTGTCTACACACCGTACGACtccaagtccaactgtaacctaacttgtacaataatattcgacacaaTTCTAACAAAATTGTGGGCTTGTGGCACTTGTGAGGGCAATGACAGATCGTACAATTGTGTTCTTAATTATTTATTATTGTATATGTCTCAGGAGATCTAGATCGGCCGCCGGCGACTCCCACTCTTCAACGTCTCCTTCCCCTCGCCGCTGCCGGAGTGCGcccgccgggcaaagcccgtgcGGCGCAGGCGGCAGCGGGGCTCTCCCTCCTTCCTCTGGTCCtcgtggcggcggcgcgggtcggCTGTTCGGGGACAAGGGGCGCCTCGTCCGGCTGGTCTCCTGGAGGCGAGGACGGCTGGATCCGGCGGCGACTGGGCTAGGAGGAGGTGGCGCGGTgcggcggcgctggtggcggGGTTTCGGTCGGGGTCGTCTTCGATCTTGATCCGGATCTCCATCGGGGGCGTCGCAGTCGCCAATGACGGCGGTGGCGTGACCGGATCGGCGGCGGCATCACCGGTTTGGCGGCGGCGTGGCCCGATCTGGGCCCAAGCGTGGGCTTGGTCTCCG
This genomic window from Aegilops tauschii subsp. strangulata cultivar AL8/78 chromosome 4, Aet v6.0, whole genome shotgun sequence contains:
- the LOC109779393 gene encoding xyloglucan endotransglucosylase/hydrolase protein 31-like, which codes for MASDSESSDVAPDDQHEHLRPEGTEPLASIAVDYTPDACRHAPASGEIHVTYDERGGARWRSRSRFLPGGAVAAAVRAPAGDTAGLNYNLYLSSLEGSGDMDEIDFEFLGNDKRAVQTNFFVAGCGGREAIHDLPFDSSDGFHHYAVAWGAEAIEWRVDGEVLRREERRDGEPWPEKPMFLYASFWDASGVDEGRWTGTYHGRDAPYVCSYRDVRVPVALSAEEEEEEE